Genomic segment of Eleutherodactylus coqui strain aEleCoq1 chromosome 1, aEleCoq1.hap1, whole genome shotgun sequence:
TTCAAACAGCAAAAAGACAGAGAACCTTACACAAGAACTGTACCGACAGGTAGGACATCACCATCAACTGTCTGAAGTGCTTCTATCTTGGCTCCAAAAAGTAAAACTTTTATACGATCTTAGCACAAATGCCTGCATGTCTATTTCCTAGTGTTCATGAAAGAATGATGTAAACTTAATCTACACATACAGCTATTTCTTGTTATACAACCATGATTGCTCATCCTCCTCCCAGATGTACAAAACATTGTGTGCAATCTTTATCTAAAATATACACCTGTAATCCTCCCCATGATGACTCTTCATTGTGTGCGATCTTACTCCTATGACCCTCTTACATGGGATGACAGTTAGGTAAACCACTGCAcatcaccattaaccccttattgacagagcttttttccattttcgttttttcctcctccctttaaaaaaaaaaaaatcgtaacttttttttccccccatcgacatcgctttatgagggcttgttttttgtgagacgaattgtgtttttcaatggtacaatttattgtaccatataatgtactgaaaaacttttaaaaaaaattctaaatggggagaaatggggggaaaaaaccattccgtcatctttcagtgcatcctgtttctatggtgcacaaaatgcaacaaaaatgacataactttattctatgggtcagtactggAGATGAGCAGGCACGCTCAACCAGTAAGCagtcactcgagaagagcgatgctcgctcgagtaactgttttatccgagcgtgctcgttcatctctagtcagtacgattactatgataccaaacttatatagtttttttttttgctgtactatttgtatttttttttttttttaaagatattacattttttaaaattttctgcgcttaataactatttatttttccgtcggcatagttgtgcaaggactcattttgtgtggtacgtcctgtcatttccgttggtaccatttttgaatatatatatacgactttttgattgcttcatGCGTAAATAATGATTacttttgatagatcggacttttacagacgcagcgataccaaatacgcatttttgcttttttacttagattcttttattgcaaatatgacaaggggtttttttttgttttttttttaataattagtaaaacttttatttttttttttatttttaaactttcttttagTTCCCAGGAGGGACCACAACTaaagatgctttgatcgctcctgcagtatgatgtaatgctatagcatactgcattctgacaggcagtctatcaaaccaccccacaggaatggcttgataggcattctgccaagtcagccttggggtctttcagaaggccccaggctgtcaatgcacccgcacggctcccccgacctcactgtggggggggggggaagggggggctgtacgggacccccggacatcggtcggggcatttaaagggttaatagccacgatcagccgattgcggctattgcccgcgggtgtcagctgtaataaactgtaatctccttccatacacatcctgcaatgacaggacataaaaacactattgggccgtcactaaggagcTAAGGTCCTTAGCGCTCATCCAGAgggctggatcgcgggcttctcgcttaATGCTTCACCTTGTATGTGAAGCGGggagcttttacacggaacgactagCATGCGATCCAGTGATGGGTGTTTTTTGCTAGCTGTTTTCGCAtatacactggacgattattgcgCAATTTCATTTGTTTGATTCatcacaaattttgagcaattatcgttctgtgtaaatggcccattaagaCATATACACTTTGTTATAAAGCCATAAATACCTCTTCCTAGACACACCATAATTATGGTCAAGGACAGAAGTTAACTTAAAGTTCATGCATGGCTGAGAGAAGCAAAATGGAGTCTAAATAATCACACAATCAGCATATTCCTTTACTATATGAAACACGAATGTGGAATAACTCCTTTATCATCTATTCTACGGATAGGTGAAAAAAGTCTGGTTGTGGTCTCACCAAAGACTACCACTGATCCGGAGATTGGGGGTTCTGTCTCACCCTTCCTTCTCACTGTGGGTTTATTGtactccctgcagtgaggagaacatTAAATGGAGTGAGGAACACACATGCacagtgctgctccattaatttcaattcgGCTGACAGAAATAGAGAATACAAGCGCTTGGATATCTCTAGCAGTCTTATTGTAGATAAATTGAGCtgtagtgtgcatgtgtgaccaccgctccattcagtctcctcctcactgtgggggtgcagtgagcctgggGTGAAAAGGAGACATGGGGACCCCCCACCAGAAACATGGagagacacccactgatcagatttttatcaccAATCCATAGGTAAATATCTGCTATGTTTGAAGAAAGCCTTACATTGACAAGAAAAATCTAATCAAGTTTTATGAGTTTGGTTGATTTATCTTTGAAAATACCATAGAGCCAAAGCCCCAATTCCTGCAGTTATTGCGTATATAGTAGTAAGGGTTGAATCTTCTCTGTCATTTGGTGGTGAGGCAGGTGCACATCTTTCTGTTGGGTATTTTGGATAGACTAGGGTAGATCGCAGATTTGATTCAGGGCCTTGGTAGTTTGTTGTAGTTGGAAAAACAGAGGGTGAGGTCTTCCCAGCTGTCCAACTTTGTTCAGCTTTTGTTGGGGTCTTTGGTGTATACACAGCATTCTTTTGGGCAAAGGAACCTTTAACTGTTAATTGTTGTTTGGTTGTCACCATCGACCATTTGCAGATCTGCAACTTGCAAGCCTCACAGTGCTCCTTGTCATGAGGGCCTTCCATATCCTTACTATATACTTCAGGTTTCAAATTTTGTTTGAGCTTCATCTCTCCGTAGAACACCTGCAGAATCCGATTCACTAGGTTTTTGGTGATTCTTATGATATTTTCATGACTAATCTCTGGTTTTTCTAGTTTAGGAAAGCTGCATCTTTTACATTCCTGCCTGAAGATCCTCATCTTTACTGTGCCTTGTCGTAGGGGTTTATTCAGAGTCATGAAAAATAAAACATGGACCTCTGCGGAGTTCCACCAACGTTTACACCCAGAGCATTGGAACCTAAGGAAAAACATACAATATACTTTAAACACTACATTAACCATTTGACATAAAATAAATACTCAGCGGGATTATACAATATCAGTAGACCATCACTTACAACGTTGTCAACCAGATTTTTTACTTTTCCTGAATAAACTTGCTCATGTCTACGTAAAATGTTAGCTGTCCACGATTTTTTTAACAACAAAATTAACACCTCAATGCTTCATGATGCAGTAATCCCAAGGGACAAGTTGAGCGTAAAGCAAGAGTTTACTAAGTGTGCTGTAGCTCaccgatgtcggaggctgttctgcatatgaacATTACagcagcgctgtcctgcatactgttagaaacttGTTGGCACTCGTCCGATATTAGAGCCATGCAAGAGggccaacactggattggaaagggttaattcccaaaaaattgctaataacatCATCATGGCAGTTCATttctatgtgtttctgttgagcaaTTGCAAGAAATCTACAAtgcactttcccacccaaaataaggcCACcagcacacgaacgggtcggattctgcatgcagaagtccacagcggaatctgactctGTGCCCGTCCGGCGTCTGCGCGCACCTGTCttcatctgtattgcagatggctgTGGCAAaccgccgttggacatgcgcagtatagattttttttctaattttctatTTCTATCACTGTTACTAGGCAGTGACGTGGAAGCTGCAACCTTTCTGcagtgtcaattgtggatgggttgCGAGTCGGTTGGCTTCTATTAACAGTGCGAAAtccgcacaaaagtagagcatgctgtgatatatatatatttttttctctcagTTCATGGAAGTCTCAGTTCGATTTcatgagtgtgcaggaagaagagatttttccatagcatgctacgaaAAGCATTTTCTTGTGGATCCGTGGTGCGGATGctgaccgcggattccgcaatacaaatctgttcgtgtgcagccggcctaagtaagAGCTAGGGA
This window contains:
- the LOC136627292 gene encoding receptor-transporting protein 3-like, which produces MDAKSWKDEFYNEIEERGVRGHWELYGDDNLNTQERGAQYTQRTFGRFQCSGCKRWWNSAEVHVLFFMTLNKPLRQGTVKMRIFRQECKRCSFPKLEKPEISHENIIRITKNLVNRILQVFYGEMKLKQNLKPEVYSKDMEGPHDKEHCEACKLQICKWSMVTTKQQLTVKGSFAQKNAVYTPKTPTKAEQSWTAGKTSPSVFPTTTNYQGPESNLRSTLVYPKYPTERCAPASPPNDREDSTLTTIYAITAGIGALALWYFQR